A stretch of Oncorhynchus mykiss isolate Arlee chromosome 12, USDA_OmykA_1.1, whole genome shotgun sequence DNA encodes these proteins:
- the LOC118937780 gene encoding suppressor of cytokine signaling 3-like has translation MVTHSKFDSVMSSSPFDSTMRLPHRYKTFSSKVQYQLVVTTLHKLQESGFYWGSINGKEANAMLAAESVGTFLIRDSSDNRHFFTLSVKTASGTKNLRIQCDSGSFLLQTDPKSMQAVPRFDCVLKLVHHYMPPTKGASLVEKNTRGGNASYYIYSGGEKIPLELLKPFSSTMSSLQHLCRKTVNGHLDISSKRDQLPHPLKEFLQEYDAPI, from the coding sequence ATGGTAACCCACAGCAAGTTTGACTCCGTCATGAGCAGCAGCCCCTTCGACTCCACCATGCGGCTGCCTCACCGTTACAAGACCTTCAGCTCCAAGGTGCAGTACCAGCTCGTCGTCACCACCCTGCACAAGCTCCAGGAGAGCGGCTTCTACTGGGGCTCTATCAATGGCAAGGAGGCCAACGCCATGCTGGCAGCCGAGTCCGTTGGCACCTTCCTGATCCGTGACAGCTCTGACAACCGACACTTCTTCACGCTCAGCGTCAAGACGGCGTCTGGCACCAAGAACCTGCGCATCCAGTGTGACTCCGGGTCCTTCTTACTCCAGACGGACCCCAAGAGCATGCAGGCTGTGCCCCGCTTCGACTGTGTGCTGAAGCTGGTCCACCACTACATGCCCCCGACCAAAGGGGCTTCGCTGGTGGAGAAAAACACGAGGGGAGGGAACGCCTCCTACTACATCTACTCTGGAGGGGAGAAGATTCCTCTGGAGCTCCTCAAACCTTTCTCCTCCACTATGTCCAGCCTGCAGCACCTGTGTAGGAAAACAGTCAACGGACACCTGGACATATCCAGCAAACGGGACCAGCTTCCCCACCCGCTCAAAGAGTTCCTGCAGGAGTACGACGCGCCCATCTAG